From Camelus dromedarius isolate mCamDro1 chromosome 2, mCamDro1.pat, whole genome shotgun sequence, one genomic window encodes:
- the LOC116155263 gene encoding keratin-associated protein 20-2-like, with the protein MSFYNNYCGGLGYGYGGLGCGYGRGYGGYGYACYRPCCYGRYWSSGFY; encoded by the coding sequence ATGAGCTTCTACAACAACTACTGTGGTGGCCTGGGCTATGGCTATGGTGGCCTGGGATGTGGCTATGGACGTGGCTACGGTGGCTATGGCTATGCCTGCTACCGCCCATGCTGCTATGGAAGATACTGGTCTTCTGGCTTCTACTGA
- the LOC116155281 gene encoding keratin-associated protein 20-2-like: MSFYNNYYGGLGYGYGGLGCGYGCGYGGYGYACYRPCCYGRYWSSGFY; encoded by the coding sequence ATGAGCTTCTACAACAACTACTATGGTGGCCTGGGCTATGGCTATGGTGGCCTGGGATGTGGCTATGGATGTGGCTATGGTGGCTATGGCTATGCCTGCTACCGCCCATGCTGCTATGGAAGATACTGGTCTTCTGGCTTCTACTGA
- the LOC135318785 gene encoding keratin-associated protein 6-1-like gives MWIPLTLRTYKRPSAGRHVHPEVTLLLSFSTQGQPQSNTNTMCGYYGNYYGGRGYGCCGYEGLGCGYGSCYGCGFRRLGCGYGCGYGFGSRSLCGCGYGCGSGYGSGFGYYY, from the coding sequence ATGTGGATTCCACTCACACTGAGGACATATAAAAGGCCCTCTGCAGGGAGACATGTCCACCCTGAAGTGACACTTCTACTCTCCTTCTCTACCCAAGGACAACCTCAATCCAACACCAACACCATGTGCGGCTACTACGGAAACTACTATGGGGGCCGTGGCTATGGCTGCTGTGGCTACGAAGGCTTGGGCTGCGGCTATGGGTCCTGCTATGGCTGTGGCTTCCGCAGACTAGGCTGTGGCTATGGGTGTGGCTATGGCTTTGGCTCCCGCTCTCTCTGTGGCTGTGGCTATGGGTGTGGCTCTGGCTATGGCTCTGGCTTTGGCTACTACTATTGA